In one window of Onychomys torridus chromosome 5, mOncTor1.1, whole genome shotgun sequence DNA:
- the Il15 gene encoding interleukin-15 isoform X2, producing the protein MKILKPYMRNTTISWYLCFLLNSHFLTEVGIHVFIWGCVGVGLPKTEANWEDVLADLNIIKSDIQSIHIDVTLYTDSDFHVISHEYSHTRLNETVNNVMLLAKSNLSSTKNVTESGCKECEELEEKNIREFVQSFIHTVQMFINTS; encoded by the exons atgaaaattttg AAACCATATATGAGGAATACAACCATCTCGTGGTACTTGTGTTTCCTTCTAAACAGTCATTTTTTAACTGAGGTTGGCATTCATGTCTTCATTTGGGG CTGTGTTGGGGTAGGTCTCCCCAAAACAGAGGCCAACTGGGAAGATGTGTTAGCTGATCTAAATATTATTAAATCTGATATTCAA TCTATTCATATTGATGTTACTTTATACACTGACAGTGACTTTCAT gtcatTTCACACGAGTACAGTCACACACGCCTTAATGAAACAGTAAACAATGTGATGCTCCTAGCAAAGAGCAATCTGTCTTCTACCAAG AATGTAACAGAATCTGGCTGCAAGGAATGTGAGGAACTGGAAGAGAAAAATATCAGGGAATTTGTGCAGAGTTTTATCCATACTGTACAAATGTTCATCAACACTTCTTGA
- the Il15 gene encoding interleukin-15 isoform X1, whose amino-acid sequence MKILKPYMRNTTISWYLCFLLNSHFLTEVGIHVFIWGCVGVGLPKTEANWEDVLADLNIIKSDIQSIHIDVTLYTDSDFHPGCKLTAMKCFLLELQVISHEYSHTRLNETVNNVMLLAKSNLSSTKNVTESGCKECEELEEKNIREFVQSFIHTVQMFINTS is encoded by the exons atgaaaattttg AAACCATATATGAGGAATACAACCATCTCGTGGTACTTGTGTTTCCTTCTAAACAGTCATTTTTTAACTGAGGTTGGCATTCATGTCTTCATTTGGGG CTGTGTTGGGGTAGGTCTCCCCAAAACAGAGGCCAACTGGGAAGATGTGTTAGCTGATCTAAATATTATTAAATCTGATATTCAA TCTATTCATATTGATGTTACTTTATACACTGACAGTGACTTTCAT CCTGGTTGCAAACTTACTGCAATGAAGTGCTttctgctggaattacaggtcatTTCACACGAGTACAGTCACACACGCCTTAATGAAACAGTAAACAATGTGATGCTCCTAGCAAAGAGCAATCTGTCTTCTACCAAG AATGTAACAGAATCTGGCTGCAAGGAATGTGAGGAACTGGAAGAGAAAAATATCAGGGAATTTGTGCAGAGTTTTATCCATACTGTACAAATGTTCATCAACACTTCTTGA